The DNA window CATCATTTTGTGCTGTTCCTCACAGTGGCCTTCGGCGAGCAGGAGCTGTTGTCGGGGCTTGTTGACATGCGTTCCCCCTGAGCTCGACGACGCCTTCCCCGGTGGTGCGGTGACAGGATGCCGGTGCAGGCAGCCCAGTGGACAGAGTTCCTGTCCTGTCCCATCTGCTACAATGAGTTTGACAGCAGCGGCCACCAGCCCATCAGCCTGGGCTGCTCCCACACAGTGTGCAAGACCTGCCTGCACAAACTGCACCGCAAGGCCTGCCCCTTCGACCAGACACCCATCAGCACCGACATCGACTTGCTGCCGGTCAACTGTGCCCTGCTGCAGCTGGTCGGAGCTCAGGTGAGTCAGGGAGATTGATGGCGGGGTTGCACGAGGGTAAATGAGACAAACAGCTTAAACTCAAATGTTTGTTCTATCTCTTGTGTATCTGTGCCTCCTAGATCCCTGATATGCAGCCGGTGAGCCTGAGTGGTGCAGCAGAGGTGGAGCACTATGAGGTCTGCAGGGTGTGTGTAGAAGAGCTGGCTCTCTACCTAAAACCTATCAGCGGAGCAAAAGgtagagtgtatgtgtgtgtggatgtttgtgAAAGTGAATCAGACTCTTTGTTGAGCTGCCAGTGTAACTTGACATTTGTGCTTCTCACCCTTCTAATGTCACTGAAATCTTCTGTACTTTTATGGTACTGGAGGAAACTTCAGCTTTCTGCATAACCAGATAAGAAAGATTAAGTTTTACAGACCGGAGGTTTCTAGGATTCATCCTTCTTGGCTAAATACATGCTTTGGCAATTCACACAGAAGTTGTTGGGATGTAAGATGATGCTTTAAGGCTCAGCCCTTTCAAGTAGCAACCGTTTAATCCACCTACATAGCTGTTGAAACACACTTAGGTTTGCTGCTCGACTCCTGATGCTGTTCACTCGatcaaactaaatcaaattaaatgttgaaaaaccaaAGTATTAGTTCTCATCGTGATGAAGCTCCACAGGCACACTGTTTTACAAATGGAGTTGTTACCCTCTGCAGGTGTTGCAACACTGAGTCCGAGCGTGCTCAGTCGGCCCATGCAGAGGAAGCTGGTGACCCTGGTGAACTGCCAGctagtggaggaggagggccgTGTGCGGGCGGTGCGGGCGGGCCGGTCGCTGGGGGAACGGACTGTGACCGAGCTCATCCTGCAGCACCAGAACCCCCAGCAGCTCTCTGCCAACCTGTGGGCGGCGGTGCGGGCGCGAGGATGTCAGTTCCTTGGACCTGGTGAGTGTGGATGACAAAAACAGGGTTATACACGAAGTTGTCTTGTTACTGTCATCAAGACTTCAAAGCTGTCTGCGCTAACTATGCAATACAGTGTTATCTTGCTTTCttgtatgtattatttatttatttgagcaTGGATGATATCAGATTTGATTATTTGATATTCAGTCAGTGAGTCATAAAATGCTCCTGTCAGCCCGCTGGATTTCATTGGTAGCGTTTCAGTCGTCTGGGCTCGTGTCCAGAACTTCTGATTGTTTAAATGGCCGGGGTAGAATCAATCTGACGGCTGGTGCTGGTACCCGGTGTCCTGTGATGATTACTCATAGGGCAGATTCTGACTGGGAAACTTGTTTCTCATCATGATCACAGAATGAGTTCGTTGAAAAGTCTGAGGACACCTAGCATCACAGTAGCCTTTGTTTGATAAGTGGAACAATGTTAAATGGCAAACTTGTTTGTGCTGAATTTGTTTTATCTGATTCCTCTCCAtcgcttcctcttcttcctttttctctgtgtttcttccTCCCACCACCTTCTGTCCTTACATCCACCCTCTATCTCCTTCTCATCAGCTATGCAAGAAGACGCACTGAAGCTGGTTTTACTGGCTCTGGAGGACGGCTCGGCTCTGTccaggaaggtgctggttttgtttgttgtccAGAAGCTCGAGGCTCGGTTCCCCCAGGCCTCCAAAACCAGCATAGGCCACGTGGTGCAGCTGCTCTACAGGGCCTCCTGCTTCAAGGTACTGTGgaatgagcacacacacacacacatcatggaCACACAACAGACCCACAAATGTGTGCACATACAAGAGCTGCATTATTGCACTGTCAGCAGCTCcattcaagaaaaacaagaagctCATGTCAGACTGAAGACAAGGAACCTCAGTTTGCTAAAGTCCCAGGAACCCAAACCATAATAAATGACCTGATTAAATGAAGGGTGTTTAAATAGATCCTCATTTACCACCACATGTCTTGCCAAATAGATGAAGCATCAAATTGAGTTTTTTTTCAATGCATCGCTTGTCAGctgtaaatgtaatattttccaTGAAATAAgcaaccaaattaaaataaacaaactttaAGGTTTTTCTATAAATTAGTCAAAGTGTCTGAGTGAGCTTTGAAAACCCCAGTCTCACTTGTAGATTATTCTCCAGATTAACATTAAAGTGATGCTGCAACAAACAGTATATAAGTCACACTTCTAATACAGATATGGGCTCTGTGGAtgtatcctgtgtgtgtgtgtgtgtgtgtgtgtgtgtgtgtgtgtgtgtgtgtatttctgtgccTGTTATCTGATGACAGACATCGCTGGTAGGGCAGAAATGCCAGCTATCTGCTCGTGATGTAACAGCAGTCTATATTTGCCTTGCCCCGCCCtgatggacagagacagacagtgcaGAGATACAGAGGACGATAGCTGAAAGAGCAGGAGACccgacagagcagcagcagcgagagCTTGTATAATCATGAAATTTGAttctgtttgattgattgatttatttccaCGGTTGAGTGTGTTGGTGTCTTATGATGATTACTCATAGGGCAGATTCTGAGAAGGGGAGAATCCCTTTATCTGATCTGAGTTTGAGGTTGTTAGTCTGAAGACATCAAACAGACAaaccaggaaaaaaacaatctgcTATGTTCATTACAAAAACCCAAGTACCACACAGGAAGCATCGTAAGATTTATcaaatattacaagaataatgctgtaatattacaagaataaagccATAGTTGAATGTGTTTAAAGTAGTATATTACAGAATAAAGTTGTTATTTAAGTACAAAAAAGCCATTTTattttgagaaaaagaaataaaatgaaatgagcagCAACGTTTTCCTCCTTCTGGATTCAAAATTTTGAACCAATCTTTTAATAGTGCACAGACGTTACAACAATAGTCTTGCAATAAACCATTTACAAGCAGTCTGTGTGGCTCTATCTTAGAGAAACAGTTTCTTGCGCAATCTTCtattaatattacaactttattcttgtaatattacaacttgATTCTCAAAAAACTCTTGTTTTGTGCCTGAGGGCAAACTTTGTGTTCAAAGTTGCTGTGCTTATCACAGTAACTGATGAAGTATAGCAAGGATGTACAAACATACATTATACAGTAGTATGCAGTCTTGTATGGAattatttaaagacaaaaaaatcgCAAGAGTAGAACTCAAAATTTTAGATGGCCTTTTACAATACATACAAGAGTGAGTGTTTGTGGTGATGTAAGATTTTGACTGACTGTCTTCTCCCCCTCCACCGTCTGTCCACTCGTCCCTCTAAGGTGACTAAGCGTGATGAGGACTCTTCACTAATGCAGCTGAAGGAAGAGTTTCGCACATACGAGGCTCTCAGGAGGGAACACGATGCCCAGATTGTCCACATCGCCATGGAGGCGGGCCTGCGGATCTCACCTGAGCAGTGGTCGTCTCTACTGTACGGAGACCTGGTCCACAAGTCACATATGCAGTCCATCATTGACAAGGTATGGCTGTCCCACTGATGAATTCACTTTTGGAATTTTGAATGTTGCACGCCTCTTGGAGAAATAAATGCCTGAATTTTGATTCGTCTTCtattctcttctctttgtccagCTCCAGTCTCCAGAGTCGTTTGCAAAGAGCGTCCAGGAGCTGACAATCGTTCTGCAGAGAACAGGAGACCCGGCCAACCTCACGAGCCTTAGACTGCACCTCGAGCTACTGGCTGACATAGACCACAACCCAGGTACCCCACTTTGTTTTCACACCCTCTCAGAATACAGGGATTCATCCAGTTCCAAAGAATAATGAGATCGAGATGTGAAGAACACAGACGAGCTGTGGCACTCACATGAAAAATGCAATTAGagtaaacaaaacagacaattaAAACCACGGATTGATCTCAGtgtcacacactcattaatCAAAACATTAAGCAGGGTGTTTTCATGGCGCTCACAGGTGTATTCTGTGGTTCCCTGCCAACCTCTGCTCTTATATAGTCATGAAGCATCCTGGTGCTTGTTGCATCAGACTGTTTCATTCTGCCTCATTGTTGTATCATCTGCATTAGCACAGAAAAGGTCATTTGTCTTTCATGTCTCTATTGTACACGTCATCCTTGCAGATGTTCTGTGTCCCCTCCAACACGTTTAGCATGTTTAGCCACACCGGTGTCGTGGATGTTGTCAGTATCACAACATTTGGAACAGAAATTAATGTTTCCTTTAGGAGAAATTGGAATATTTCCCTTAATTTTAATTCAAGTCAAACTACTAAGGgaaaagttttaatttgtttatgacTAAATATCTGAAAAACTTATAGCAatccatcaccatcatctgtACTTATTTTTGATTGTCATAGCCTGCTAGCATGCTAAGCTAACATGTTAAACTCAGTGTTTGCACCTGCTAAACATTGAGTGTGTTAACGTTGTAAGTGATTCCACGTCAGCATCGACCAAAACcatcttgattgccacctggtgcCTTGCTGCAGTGTCGGTCccacctcatccatgttagtggatgggacatggacccaTGAAGGACTAAAAAGTCAGAGTAAAcattaaatagatttttctaaaagatggtttctgttatttcaggtagttcttatcaagTTGATACATAATCAAGTGCATTTTTTCCATTAGTTATTTCATGCTAAATAAATTGgcgtgaaatgtcatgattgacagctaagacttatgactggctccaaatgacgtcaaagGGAAAAGAAGGCGGTGCACCAAATTATGTACGCATAATTTTACTTTATATATGCCTGTCATTTTGATACAGGCAACACCACTAAGACCTCGTGATAAGAAGCTCCACTAAACAGattgtttgttcatgtgtatGCAGACGCCCCAGCGCCATCATGGGAGGAGCTGGAAAGCGTGATGCTGGCTGTGAAGTTGGTGGTTCACGGACTGGTGGAGTTCATACAGAACTTCAGCAAGAAGAGCCACGACACTCCGCAGGTATGCTGACACGATGGGGTGAGATCGTAAGAGTTAGATATTTACATAATATTTGCAAGGTGAAAAAGTGCAGGATGGTAAAGATGGATGATCCTGGGAGGAGGAGTCGTGCTGCTGCTTCATCCAGACTCTGTGGAGGCCTGTCACCATGGAAGATAAATTGTTCAGGATGCAGCAGCACACTATGTTCCTCCAGGCTGGGTCGTCTGAGATAGTTATAGGACACAGAATTATCTTAAGCCACGAGCTTATAATGGTTTGCAGTAATTGTTGTGTGCGTTTATAAATTaccattaattatttaaatgatcCAGCAGCATTAAAATAACTCTTAACAATCTGCAGATAACCCATCTGTGAAGTCTGAGACTGGTCTCTAACTGTGCATGTAGTGTAGTGAAGGGAATAGAGGCTAAGCCAGCCTGTGTGTCAGTATGAACTACTTTCAAAAAGATGTTCTCATGACTAATCAGATCAAATAAATGTACATGCAGAATAAATGAAAGATTGTTAATTTCTATCAATCATCCTTTGCACGCTGTCGTGAAATCCTGAGCTACTTATCTTCAGGAGGAAAATCGTAAGGATGAAATACCAATAAGAAAAATACCAATTTGCATATCCACCTCTTTCTCCATTCTAGAAAATATGTTGGAAGGTGGGTGAGCATACCATGATGCTTTTGTGTTTCCGTGTTTTGAGCCCCTTTAATGGTTTACGCTGGTGGTTTGGAAAGGCAGCTCTGCCATGAATACTACATTTGTTTTCCATTGAATGTACCAcaacattgattaatttaagTCTCAGGCATTCTTTATGATGTATCCaagctcttctttttttttttgtctgtccgTCCCTGTTCGTGGGCTGTGACTTGtgacattattgttttttcctttcataGTGTCTCTGATATTTGTTtgactttaacattttatgatttttccttttcagcTCCTTGATGATATTCTTCTTGTATGTATATAATGTAAAGAATGCATACGGACTTGGTGTGCAACGACCTGAAGAGTTGCACGTTCATTTTCACCCCAGTACagtcaaaaatgaaaaagagaattAATTAGGGGTACGGTAATGGTAAGACTGATGCTTCACTTTACTTTTACCCTTAATGTATTGTATCTGTTTTGCAGCCTCAAGCCAACAGCAAGTACAAGACCAGCATGTGCCGGGACCTCCGTCAACAGGGTGGCTGTCCCCGGGGAACCAACTGTACATTCGCGCACACACAGGACGAACTGGAGAAGTGAGTGAGCCCGAAGAAACACTCAGTTTCACTGTATTCAAAAGAGAAATAACTCTATTCTATTAAAATTGACCGTATAACAGTACTAATATAATTTTAGACAGACGTCTGGTGGTCtaattgtgttattttgtgttgttattCTTGTATGTACTGGCAGTACACAACCTCCCCCAGCCTctgttttaattacatttttattaatctgctcatgtatttatttacaagtGGCCCTCTGTGGCAATAAAACTGCAATAATAaggctagacacacacacatatacacacacaccaacacacacacacacacacacacacacacacacacacacacacacacacacacacacaatgttatCAGAGCTAATCCCTCCCCATTGTCATGATtatccttcatctcctccacagATTTAGATTGAGGAACAAGAAGAGCAACAGCGTGGGCCGCGCATTTCCGTTGGCGCCCGGGGTTATGGGTAAAACCTTCACCATGGAGGGCAGCATCCACGAAGACGTGTCCGCGGGAGTGGTAGAGGGGCTCAAAGGCACAGGGGACAATGCAACTACCCTGACAGACGGTGTTCCTGTCCTGACTCACCCACAGCTTATCACCAGAGGGGCTGACATGATTGAGGAAATGAAGAGGGTGGTGCCAAATGGAACCAGTGGGGCGAACGGGTGCAACGGGCTACCTGGTACCAACAGAACCATGTCGGGTGCAATGGAACAGTAAGATTTTTCTTTATGTATTTAATGATGCTTGTAGGTCTGCTTTTGTTGGCATACAACTCATGAACAGCCCAATATTATTACTAGTCTAGTactaaaaatatatgtataatattattattttagtatttacatttgaaatcatCTGGTAAAATCTACATTTACACTTCACACAAGACGGATATTTGTATATGACTTTGGGAGAGAAATGATTCTTCacaatcattcatttattttgggAAGGTCTGACTTTTGTTATAAGTCCgattgtgttcatttttcctctttttattgaCGTTCTGTCACTTAGGAAGCCCATCTCTCCTCCCAGGACTCCAGTCAGCCACTCAGCATCATCTCCCTTGACCACAGTCGTGCGGGGTGACGGTGGTGCTCCGATGCCCAAACACGGTCAGTTCATGCTGCGTGCGCCACATCCTTCACAGGCGACAGAGCTGTACTATCAGGAGCCCCACTCTGCTTATGACACGGGCCATTATCAACAAACCTGTGAGTCCAGTTTTCAAATAGTAGTttgaatttaaacatttgaatggcaaaagtcaaataaatgtgttttcttctctgtgtcttctctcCAGCAGGTTCTTATTACCCATCTACTCTACATCATCCTCACAAACCCTGCATGGCTCGCTTCCTCAGGTCGTCCAATGTCCCAGAatcccctctgcctccctccattGGCCCTCCACCGACTTCGTACCACAGTGACCCTCAAACGCCTcacccaccctcctcctcttcctcgggGTACCCACCACACCCACCCAGAGATCGGATGGGCCCCGCCTTCCATCCCCACCCGGGGCAGCCTCAGTATGGGCCTCTGGCTCCTGCTCATGGGGTTTACGCTCCGCTCTACGACAGCAGGAGAGTATGGAGGCCTCAGGTGAGCCTTCTGTTATCACCTTTCTCccctgtcagtttgtttgttgggtGGTTGGTTTGATAGTTTGCTGTATTATTCAAAAACCACAGGACTGATTATCACGGGTGAATCCAGGAATTTTATCATTGTGATTTCACtgatttgtgtatatgtgtgtgaatattgtCTAACATTGAAAACTGCCACTGCAGCTGTACCACAGAGAGGACGCCAGGAGTAACTCGCTGCCTCCAGAGGTGCTGCATTCCTCCGTCTACCAGCCTCCACTCAGGGAGAGATTCAACTCTCTAGACAGCAACTACTGCTCTGGAGCGGACCACCGCACAGGGCTTCACAGGGTGAGGGAAAGTAATGCACGTCTTACACCATGGCTAATACTCACCTTTGACTGTCTAATGTTCTAAATGTCGAGAAACATCTATCGAGAAACATCGAACATATCCAGTGAAGCCATCTGTGTTAATTCTCTTGTacgtcgctttggacaaaagcgtctgctaaatgactaaatgtaaatgtaaatgtaaattctgTTTTGATTACTGAGGTCTGTGTTACACTGAACACATTTATTGCTGCATTCTTTTCAGCATAGTTTCCTTTTACTtcgttttctctcttttacacCCACTTCATCTCACCTCTACCTTTCCTGCGatccacagagctgcagtaTGTAGCTTCAGCCTCCTCTGTAGTCCACCCACTCTTCATCCAAATATGTCTCTGCTTCCCCCACTCACTTCTCTCATCGCCATATCGCAAAACAAGTATGGCTACtaccaaacaataaaaagtaaattttaCCAACAGTTATATAGAGACTAATAACACCATCAACACATTACATTTACGGGCAATGATTcctcaaaataatatttttaaattaatttaatcataattatataatacaatatataaacAACCCAATATTAAAAAGCTTCTCCTGAAAATATTCTGTATTTAGaccaaataaaaatgcattatcAAAGAACAATTCATGGCGATTTGAAATGAGACTTGAATGGtcaaaataattaatattatataactttatttatagaccctaaacaaaacattaaatagAAGATGAAATAGGACAATCAGAGAGCCTCATAAATAATAGAAATTCCTTtacaacacaacataaaaacttagtagttgtcatttatttttgtatgttcCAGATGGCATCATGAATTGTCACTCAACATATACGTGTAATGTCATTGTGTAATGGTCagttctcttttctcttccccactgtttctctctttgtcagGATTACAGTCGTGTTCCTCTGGGCTACGAGGATCTGttcaggaggaagcaggaacAGTGGGcgcatcatcaccaccatcacaaCACCAACAGACCCTCCCAGTCCTCCCCCATCTTCACCATCGACTTTGGAAATGAGGTagagagcagcacacacacaaacacacacagcattgtTGAGAGGTTTCATAGGCACGACGATAAGATTCAGATTCCCCCATGACCGCGTTATTAAAAAGAGCGATTCATTTCTTTTGCCTTTTACCATTTCTTAAATTTGTCGCATTTATTTCCTATCCCTAAAGCTTGTATTTCGACTGTGTCCAATGCTATTTAGGTGGGAGATAGTTGCCTAGCAACTGTGGTGGAAGATATCATAGCAATGCACAGTGGTGGCGTTcgtgcatgtgtgggtgtgtgtgtgtgagagagagaaaatgggagCAAGCGAGAGGAGCGACTTTTAACAAGCAGTGACTCAGGCTTTCAGCTGAGTAAAGCTTTGTTTTACACAAAGTCAGATATGTTTTTTCTGAAGATAACCACTTTGAAAATGAAGCTGTCATCAATGAAAGCACGAGGACAAACTAAGTGATTGTTTACCTGTCGCTGTTTGATGCctctgcaacaaacaaacaactaaacCATCAGTAAAAAGACGGTTTCTTTTTCTATGTTATGATGTCCGGAGCAAAGTGGCAG is part of the Paralichthys olivaceus isolate ysfri-2021 chromosome 18, ASM2471397v2, whole genome shotgun sequence genome and encodes:
- the rc3h2 gene encoding roquin-2 isoform X1 → MPVQAAQWTEFLSCPICYNEFDSSGHQPISLGCSHTVCKTCLHKLHRKACPFDQTPISTDIDLLPVNCALLQLVGAQIPDMQPVSLSGAAEVEHYEVCRVCVEELALYLKPISGAKGVATLSPSVLSRPMQRKLVTLVNCQLVEEEGRVRAVRAGRSLGERTVTELILQHQNPQQLSANLWAAVRARGCQFLGPAMQEDALKLVLLALEDGSALSRKVLVLFVVQKLEARFPQASKTSIGHVVQLLYRASCFKVTKRDEDSSLMQLKEEFRTYEALRREHDAQIVHIAMEAGLRISPEQWSSLLYGDLVHKSHMQSIIDKLQSPESFAKSVQELTIVLQRTGDPANLTSLRLHLELLADIDHNPDAPAPSWEELESVMLAVKLVVHGLVEFIQNFSKKSHDTPQPQANSKYKTSMCRDLRQQGGCPRGTNCTFAHTQDELEKFRLRNKKSNSVGRAFPLAPGVMGKTFTMEGSIHEDVSAGVVEGLKGTGDNATTLTDGVPVLTHPQLITRGADMIEEMKRVVPNGTSGANGCNGLPGTNRTMSGAMEQKPISPPRTPVSHSASSPLTTVVRGDGGAPMPKHGQFMLRAPHPSQATELYYQEPHSAYDTGHYQQTSGSYYPSTLHHPHKPCMARFLRSSNVPESPLPPSIGPPPTSYHSDPQTPHPPSSSSSGYPPHPPRDRMGPAFHPHPGQPQYGPLAPAHGVYAPLYDSRRVWRPQLYHREDARSNSLPPEVLHSSVYQPPLRERFNSLDSNYCSGADHRTGLHRDYSRVPLGYEDLFRRKQEQWAHHHHHHNTNRPSQSSPIFTIDFGNEHLENSGGQCVGCRFRGEESLAHYSPWSCGPIGPCLSPFEPETLTHASAHSCSEHQELDANGGRGGGGSGSSVGKRWLHSLDHYRRLKDEDPIIPFSEGPIISKWGAISRASRTGYHTTDPVQATACQRSSSTTPINFKDYNPHLDHSDYRWGSRGSDSSSHSSFLESEQLCASELHGRRTSISSGERIVSCNLQAHQAVYSQERERAESEPDPGRDIELELCALDMEDSDPQESKSQESLDLITPTSQDASHLLPPPCSSPLLSSPVKEHPRTEGTLTEKMDAHLLKKMAFRKSLSPGGLVSRGLGVGKLVLRTGPSRLGDTSTASTEMLLNGS
- the rc3h2 gene encoding roquin-2 isoform X2, with amino-acid sequence MPVQAAQWTEFLSCPICYNEFDSSGHQPISLGCSHTVCKTCLHKLHRKACPFDQTPISTDIDLLPVNCALLQLVGAQIPDMQPVSLSGAAEVEHYEVCRVCVEELALYLKPISGAKGVATLSPSVLSRPMQRKLVTLVNCQLVEEEGRVRAVRAGRSLGERTVTELILQHQNPQQLSANLWAAVRARGCQFLGPAMQEDALKLVLLALEDGSALSRKVLVLFVVQKLEARFPQASKTSIGHVVQLLYRASCFKVTKRDEDSSLMQLKEEFRTYEALRREHDAQIVHIAMEAGLRISPEQWSSLLYGDLVHKSHMQSIIDKLQSPESFAKSVQELTIVLQRTGDPANLTSLRLHLELLADIDHNPDAPAPSWEELESVMLAVKLVVHGLVEFIQNFSKKSHDTPQPQANSKYKTSMCRDLRQQGGCPRGTNCTFAHTQDELEKFRLRNKKSNSVGRAFPLAPGVMGKTFTMEGSIHEDVSAGVVEGLKGTGDNATTLTDGVPVLTHPQLITRGADMIEEMKRVVPNGTSGANGCNGLPGTNRTMSGAMEQKPISPPRTPVSHSASSPLTTVVRGDGGAPMPKHGQFMLRAPHPSQATELYYQEPHSAYDTGHYQQTCSYYPSTLHHPHKPCMARFLRSSNVPESPLPPSIGPPPTSYHSDPQTPHPPSSSSSGYPPHPPRDRMGPAFHPHPGQPQYGPLAPAHGVYAPLYDSRRVWRPQLYHREDARSNSLPPEVLHSSVYQPPLRERFNSLDSNYCSGADHRTGLHRDYSRVPLGYEDLFRRKQEQWAHHHHHHNTNRPSQSSPIFTIDFGNEHLENSGGQCVGCRFRGEESLAHYSPWSCGPIGPCLSPFEPETLTHASAHSCSEHQELDANGGRGGGGSGSSVGKRWLHSLDHYRRLKDEDPIIPFSEGPIISKWGAISRASRTGYHTTDPVQATACQRSSSTTPINFKDYNPHLDHSDYRWGSRGSDSSSHSSFLESEQLCASELHGRRTSISSGERIVSCNLQAHQAVYSQERERAESEPDPGRDIELELCALDMEDSDPQESKSQESLDLITPTSQDASHLLPPPCSSPLLSSPVKEHPRTEGTLTEKMDAHLLKKMAFRKSLSPGGLVSRGLGVGKLVLRTGPSRLGDTSTASTEMLLNGS